A section of the Pseudomonas fluorescens genome encodes:
- a CDS encoding winged helix-turn-helix transcriptional regulator has product MQKEETQPPRDDARQGCKLIGIVLDRIGDKWTVMTVAALSNGPLRFNALMRSVSSVSHRMLTLTLRGLERDGMVKRTIYPTTSPKVEYELTEMGCSLIEPLQALGKWAAVHGPLIEKAQDQYDRKALALKADRESSRAC; this is encoded by the coding sequence ATGCAAAAAGAAGAAACGCAACCACCCAGAGACGATGCCAGACAAGGATGCAAATTGATTGGAATCGTCCTGGATCGAATTGGTGACAAATGGACGGTGATGACAGTGGCGGCGCTGTCTAACGGGCCCCTGCGCTTTAATGCATTGATGCGCAGCGTTTCCTCCGTATCACATCGAATGTTGACCCTAACGTTACGCGGGCTCGAACGTGACGGCATGGTGAAACGTACGATCTATCCCACCACATCCCCTAAAGTGGAGTACGAATTAACCGAAATGGGGTGTTCGCTGATCGAACCGCTACAAGCACTAGGGAAATGGGCAGCGGTACATGGCCCTCTGATCGAAAAAGCACAGGATCAATACGATAGAAAAGCGTTGGCCTTGAAAGCAGACCGTGAATCATCTCGAGCGTGCTGA
- a CDS encoding DMT family transporter — MKLSDYVRLLALAAIWGASFLFMRLSAPVLGALPTAFFRVSLGAIGLAVILVFLRTHIDFKGKLKPIMMLGLINSGVPFLMYSVAALLLPAGYSAIFNATTPLMGVLIGWLFFSDSLTLKKSVGVLIGLMGIALLTSTGPVTLSMSVVMGALLCLVATSCYGAAGFLTKQWVADKGGLDAKLVAFGSQIGATLFLAPFFAISAAVNPPISWGNPQVWMAMAALGFVCTACAYILYFRLIADIGPVRSLSVTFLVPPFGVLWGVMFLGEHFSVAHLYGGGLICLAVWCVLSKSTPKVASKENPAPD, encoded by the coding sequence ATGAAATTATCCGATTATGTTCGGCTACTGGCTCTGGCGGCGATCTGGGGCGCCAGTTTTCTTTTCATGCGCCTCTCGGCGCCTGTTTTGGGGGCATTGCCGACGGCATTTTTTCGCGTGTCGTTGGGCGCCATCGGCTTGGCCGTCATACTCGTTTTTTTAAGAACCCACATTGACTTCAAAGGCAAGTTGAAGCCAATCATGATGCTGGGCCTTATCAATTCTGGCGTCCCATTCTTGATGTATAGCGTGGCTGCACTGTTGTTACCTGCCGGTTATTCAGCCATTTTCAATGCAACCACACCGTTGATGGGGGTGCTGATCGGTTGGTTGTTTTTCAGCGACTCGTTGACCCTGAAAAAGAGCGTCGGCGTGTTGATCGGTTTAATGGGCATCGCATTGCTGACCAGTACCGGCCCCGTCACACTTTCAATGAGTGTGGTCATGGGAGCGTTGTTGTGTTTAGTCGCCACCAGTTGCTACGGCGCAGCAGGGTTTCTGACTAAACAATGGGTGGCTGACAAAGGCGGGCTGGACGCGAAACTCGTCGCGTTTGGCAGCCAGATTGGCGCGACGCTGTTTCTCGCGCCGTTCTTCGCAATCTCAGCCGCTGTAAACCCACCGATAAGCTGGGGTAACCCGCAGGTTTGGATGGCCATGGCGGCACTGGGTTTTGTCTGTACCGCCTGCGCGTACATTCTGTATTTTCGCTTGATCGCCGATATCGGTCCGGTGCGTTCGCTGAGCGTGACCTTCCTCGTCCCCCCCTTCGGCGTATTGTGGGGCGTGATGTTCCTGGGCGAACATTTTTCGGTCGCACATTTGTACGGTGGTGGGCTTATTTGTTTAGCGGTGTGGTGCGTGCTCAGCAAGAGCACGCCGAAGGTAGCCTCCAAGGAAAATCCGGCTCCAGACTGA